Proteins from a single region of Catharus ustulatus isolate bCatUst1 chromosome 22, bCatUst1.pri.v2, whole genome shotgun sequence:
- the CA4 gene encoding carbonic anhydrase 4: MELLFLALSCLHLLKTEVVEGSWCYRSQKCEQPQCQDPPQWHLVNGKCSGNKQSPVNIVTKNVVYEKSLKPLTFEGYDVKGSGQWLLENNGHTVKVTLNTSPKIGGGGLPRKFKAVEFHLHWGVPEKPQNIPGSEHSIDGEKYPMELHVVHIREDASDVTDAKKNPGGLAVLAFFVKANKENENYASLLSELENIKYKGDTARLDPLPLMSLLPPEEDLGKYYRYEGSLTTPDCYEGVIWTIFEKPVELSLRQLSRFAVLHFEKNSSSAMTENFRPAQPLNGRAVLWSGASIALPAAKLLLLPLALTCTLSSLSH, encoded by the exons aggGCAGCTGGTGCTATCGGTCCCAGAAGTGTGAGCAGCCACAGTGTCAAG ATCCTCCTCAATGGCACCTGGTGAACGGGAAGTGCAGCGGGAACAAACAGTCCCCTGTCAACATTGTCACCAAAAATGTGGTTTATGAGAAGAGCCTCAAGCCCCTGACTTTTGAAGGGTATGATGTGAAGGGCTCTGGCCAGTGGCTCCTGGAGAATAATGGTCACACAG ttaaAGTGACACTAAATACATCCCCTAAAATCGGAGGAGGAGGTCTGCCAAGGAAATTCAAGGCAGTAGAATTCCATTTGCACTGGGGAGTCCCAGAGAAGCCACAAAACATCCCTGGCTCAGAGCACAGCATAGATGGAGAGAAATACCCCATGGAG CTTCACGTCGTGCACATAAGAGAAGATGCTTCAGATGTGACAGATGCCAAGAAAAATCCAGGTGGTTTGGCTGTGCTAGCCTTCTTTGTAAAG GCTAACAAGGAGAATGAAAACTATGCATCCCTACTGAGTGAATTAGAGAATATTAAATACAAAG GGGACACAGCACGGCTGGATCCTTTGCCACTGATGTCTCTTCTCCCACCTGAGGAAGACCTTGGGAAGTACTATAGGTATGAAGGGTCCCTCACCACCCCTGACTGCTACGAGGGTGTCATCTGGACAATATTTGAGAAGCCAGTGGAGCTCAGCCTGCGCCAG CTTTCCCGCTTTGCAGTGCTGCACTTTGAGAAGAACAGCTCCAGTGCCATGACGGAGAATTTCCGGCCGGCTCAGCCCCTGAACGGGCGCGCGGTGCTCTGGTCTGGGGCCAGCATCGCCCTGCCcgcagcaaagctgctgctgctgcccctggctcTGACCTGCACCCTCAGCTCTCTGTCCCACTGA